The genome window GTCGTTATGTTGTCGGGTCACGCGCGGCACAATGTTCATGTCCGTGTCCATGTGCCTAGTTGgtagcagccacagcagcagcagcagcaacgacagcaacttTATTGCCGCAGCAATTATGCGTAGCTAATAAAAATCCCTGTATCtgcatgtgtgtttatttgtgagtgtgttagtgtgtgtgtgtttctgtttgtGGGCGGGTGTGTGGCTAATGGGCGAGGTCacaagaagaaaaacattGCAATCGACATCGACAGCTTAGCGATTTATGCGtgctaaaataattaatgcgttcatttatttaaaaacgtGTTTCGGCATTCAAATGAGATCTCGAAAGTGGTTCAATATAGATAGATTAACCCACTGTCTGCACAATGATAAAACTTCACAGGTCACTCAATTACATGatcattctttttattgtgATGAATTTCACAGTACTCAAAGAGCGAGCTTTCATATGTcatggaaatttaaaaaactttgaacgaaaataaatccattttttttagttgtagtTTGAACAAAGAAAGTTTATTATATGATAAGGGTAATAGGGTATAATAGTTTTGAGCGAATACGAAATGTTTGCCATATCCAATTTAAACACCTCCAAAAACCGagataatatttatatgtttaccTTAATTCTAGCGCATATATCACATCTTAGACTGTACAACTTacaatatttctatatttgaGACTATTTCTAATAAGAACTTTTCAAAATAGCataaagtaagaaagctaaaatCGAGAGTGCGAActtgagatacccgcaacccactttgcataaaagcaaaagagttcggtatccattttaaattaattttatgcaaaatttctaaaaattaacagaaggctatatttggtatattaatatagtaccatattcatgcaaaatataccagatagcggccaaatttttagaaatcataaagactatatcaattattgtatatatgcgctacccattttcagtAAACATATACCAGATAAGTAAACtagaataatattaaaatatacttaggGCTATATTTACTATGTAACATATATTATACTCAAAagtatataccataaagtacaaagtATGCCAGATTGTCAATCGAAGCAGATCGAAAGACACAACTGCAGCAAtcgttttttatacccgctacccatagggtagaagggtattataactttgtgccggcaggaaatgtatgtaacaggtagaaggaggcatctccgaccctaaaaagtatatatattcttgatcagcgtcaacagccgagacgatatagtcatgtccgtctgtccgtccgtccgtctgtccgtatgagcacctagatctcagagactataagagatagagctataattttttttcgacagcatttgttatgtttgcacgcagatcaagtttatttcaaatttttgtcacgcccacttccgcccctgcaaatcaaaaaaatcgaataacaagcgtaattttaaagctagagttacgaattttggtatgtgcagtaataactatagtagttatgaaccctgaaaatttagttgcgatcagaaaaaaattgtggaagtaattaaagaaatacttttgtatggccaaaaacgcctacttactaggggtctgagttgctttggctgaaaatctggtatattttgaatgcggtactatatcgatataccacatataccatttggtatatttttagtattttttgcagtatatttggtatattttgagaataataccgcaaaatatattacttttattcaaaatgggtagcgagtatctcacagtcgagtacactcaactgtagcttacttacttgttttttttttggcatatgAAATTATTTCCCTATTTGATCATAACCAAATCCGGAATCATAAAAGCTTTATTTATGAATCGTGTCACTAGGCTCAAATTTACGACTGCTATTtggattttttgatttattgggACAGAAGTGGTCGGggctaaaatttaatttgaatatgcgCGCAACAGTTAACAAAGAATTGCGGCATTTATAGTTTTATCTCTTGtagtctctaagatctagTGTTTCACACGGATAGACGAACATATCTGTattgtctcggctgttgacgctgatcgaaaataacatatatatgtataaatacttTAAGGGGACGGAGATGACTCCTTCTCCATACATACTCCCTACATTTGGTGGAGTCACAAAGTAATAATActttatgggtagcgggtataaaaacgaaacTATACGAACTGAGCTCAAGTATACCACATCAATATgctgaaaatatacttaaattcattaaatggtatattcggtatactatgatatttaaaatatactgcatatatatttcttatttccATTCGATTAAAGCCACATTTACAATAATTGAGAAATTATCCAAATagatttctttatttcaaatataattttaaggAACCACAATATTCAAGAtcattgtttaaatttgttttttagagttcagcaatttaattataacattggagaaaattaaataattttaagttaaGACATTCAAATTCTGTATGTTTTATGATATGCTACAAATAGTATTATTCCCACATTTTAGGTAATTCGAAGGTTATGATTCTTTGCATCGAGATTCGAGCCACTGTGAGGTGTTTTAATGAGCTGGcctaattaacattttaaccGACTTTAAAGTGTGACCTCCACTGAAGTTCTTCCACCAAATGCCGAAGGcgttattaatttcaaaatcagAGTAACGCCCGTTCAGATTgctaaacaaaatgaagatCACATACTAGATTAAGTAGATTTCAGCATAATAACAATACTCACCTTGAAATATCGCAACTTTTGTACCACCAAGCACTTGACATCTTGGTAGCACATCTATCGCGACTATCATtattaaatgtgaaaaattTTGCATTCAGATAGTCTGACATTGCATCGTATACGTCACCAGTAAAATTTCCCAGCTGAGATAGTCGATACTGGCCAGTTTCACGGGATATTAAGAAGTGGTTATATCTTGCATGGCCGATCGTACCATCGAAGGCTTCCAGGTGAATGTACAATTCGTAGggttgtgtgtatgtgagtctGAAGACTTTCTCCAATCCAATAAAATAGCTACCATTGATGTCTCCAAAGCCATTGGCATAATTAGACCAATAGTTATTAAAGTCAACAGTTCTTCCAACTCGACGTTGCATAACAATCCAGGGAAAATCGTTTGTTATATTATCACAGAATACCTGAAAGGGTCTTAATATTCCGGCTACTTGTATAGTTTTTATGCCCGTTGATTGTTCACAGTTGTCGGGATAACTAATCGattcattaaatttactttCGAATTGCGTCACTTCTGTAACTTTAGTTTCTTTCAAAATAGTCTCAGCTTTGAGTTTCGGAGTTGTGGCTTTTATCTTATCCGGCATTGTGGATTTGTTGAAAAGCGCTTTAATTTCCGATACAACTGAACTTTGGCTTATATAGACTGCCTCCTGGACTGCTAACTGCTTCCGTAGCTCTGCCACCTGATCCTTCAGTTTGGCTATCTCCGCATCTTTCCGATAGCATTCGGGTGCCATTTGGAGCAAAGGTTTGCAAGCCTCGTAGCAATATGATGCGCACTCAgattccattttttttgtgttatggcaaaactaaatatttgatGGAATGGTAAAAATTTGTTGGACATTGCAGTAAAGTTTATTTGCGGAATGAAAACTAAACTAGGTTAATCTAACTAGTTGTTATGAtcacaaacagacagacagaatgACGAATAGTCTGGGGTCTTTATACCTCCAATCTATAGGGTACATTGTGTCAGCAGGTTATGTTTACCTCATAACGTATATCTATGTATTATTGGTCAGAGTTAACAACTAAGCCGAAAATTCCATGTTGGTCTGTCCATCCGTTTGCCTATCCGTGTATAAACTATAGAATATAGCGCTATAATTCTACttgacagcacttgttatttCAATATACATCTCCTCTgatatatatttcagtattttttcggtatattaatttggtgtaATTCAATAATTCTACttgacagcacttgttatatctatgtatatatcaCATATACATTccggtatatttcaatatttttttctatatttaaatgtaaatatggTTTGTCTGCTAACGtttagtgggtatctcacagtcgagcacacttgagtgaagctttcttagttgttgctatttctacccgctacccattaggtagaagggtattataactttatgccggcaggaaatgtatttaacaggtagaaggaggcatctccgaccctataaagtatatatattcttgatcagcgtcaacagccgtgACGAACTAGCCATGTCCggctgtccgtctgtctgtccgacTGTCTGAAAccctggatctcagagactataagagatagagctataattttttagacaacatttgttatgtttgcacgcagatcaaatttgtttcaaatttttgccgcGACCacgtaaataaaaaaaatcgaataacaagattaattttaaa of Drosophila nasuta strain 15112-1781.00 chromosome 3, ASM2355853v1, whole genome shotgun sequence contains these proteins:
- the LOC132790859 gene encoding microfibril-associated glycoprotein 4-like, encoding MFSKYILLLFLAYAIKKSFCESFCHNTKKMESECASYCYEACKPLLQMAPECYRKDAEIAKLKDQVAELRKQLAVQEAVYISQSSVVSEIKALFNKSTMPDKIKATTPKLKAETILKETKVTEVTQFESKFNESISYPDNCEQSTGIKTIQVAGILRPFQVFCDNITNDFPWIVMQRRVGRTVDFNNYWSNYANGFGDINGSYFIGLEKVFRLTYTQPYELYIHLEAFDGTIGHARYNHFLISRETGQYRLSQLGNFTGDVYDAMSDYLNAKFFTFNNDSRDRCATKMSSAWWYKSCDISSNLNGRYSDFEINNAFGIWWKNFSGGHTLKSVKMLIRPAH